From a single Candidatus Desulfatibia profunda genomic region:
- the rlmD gene encoding 23S rRNA (uracil(1939)-C(5))-methyltransferase RlmD has translation MPVKKGQRIELEISDIAFGGKGLARVDGLAVFVDQAVPLDIVIARITKKRKQYAEARIDILVEPSPFRITPPCIYSGFCGGCKWQFLNYEKQLIYKQQHVVESLEHIGRIQSVPVHAAIHSKLIFGYRNKMEFSCSDQRWLLPQEMDRDDIDRNFALGLHVPGTFYKVLDTKTCLLQPESGNHILEQIRTFIKNSEAPVYGLRSHHGFWRFVMLRHSVAYDQWMVNIITAAEDRDIVQPLADQLMDNNPKIVSVINNITSRKAGVALGEYEIPLAGTNSIRDKIGPFEFEISANSFFQTNTLGAERLYETVRDYAGLTGKETLLDLYSGAGTIAISLAASAKEVIGLEIVDSAVTDAENNCRLNRISNCRFILGDLRKSLLQITGRPDVMIIDPPRAGMHNDVVKIVLQMAPKRIVYVSCNPATMARDIAMIKDSYSVLEVQPFDMFPHTHHIESVARLEKM, from the coding sequence ATGCCGGTAAAAAAAGGGCAACGGATTGAACTCGAAATTTCCGATATCGCCTTTGGGGGCAAAGGCCTTGCCCGTGTCGACGGCCTGGCTGTTTTTGTCGATCAGGCCGTACCTTTGGATATCGTCATTGCCCGGATCACCAAAAAAAGGAAGCAGTATGCCGAGGCCCGGATCGACATCCTGGTGGAGCCGTCGCCTTTCAGGATAACCCCGCCTTGTATATACAGCGGTTTTTGTGGAGGTTGCAAGTGGCAGTTTTTGAACTATGAAAAGCAGCTAATATACAAGCAGCAGCATGTTGTCGAGTCTCTGGAACACATCGGCCGAATACAGAGTGTTCCTGTCCATGCAGCCATCCATTCAAAACTTATTTTCGGTTACAGGAACAAGATGGAGTTTTCCTGTTCCGACCAGAGATGGCTTTTGCCGCAAGAGATGGACCGGGATGATATTGACAGAAATTTTGCCCTGGGGCTGCATGTGCCGGGAACATTTTACAAGGTTCTCGATACCAAAACATGTCTGCTGCAGCCTGAATCCGGCAACCATATTCTTGAACAAATCAGAACATTCATCAAAAACTCCGAGGCCCCGGTCTATGGACTTCGCAGCCACCACGGTTTCTGGCGGTTTGTTATGTTGAGGCATTCCGTGGCTTACGACCAGTGGATGGTGAATATCATCACTGCGGCCGAGGATCGCGACATTGTTCAACCGCTTGCGGATCAACTGATGGACAACAATCCGAAAATCGTCTCCGTTATCAATAACATCACTTCACGAAAAGCCGGCGTGGCGCTTGGAGAATACGAGATACCTCTGGCCGGCACAAATTCCATCAGGGATAAAATTGGTCCTTTTGAGTTTGAAATATCTGCGAATTCATTTTTCCAGACCAATACCCTCGGTGCCGAGAGGTTATACGAAACCGTAAGGGACTATGCCGGCCTTACCGGCAAGGAGACGCTCCTGGATCTTTACAGCGGAGCCGGGACGATCGCCATAAGCCTTGCGGCTTCTGCAAAAGAGGTCATCGGCCTGGAAATTGTTGACAGCGCCGTCACCGACGCTGAAAATAACTGTCGCCTCAACCGGATTTCCAATTGCCGGTTTATCCTCGGAGACCTCAGAAAATCCCTTTTACAGATAACCGGCAGGCCCGATGTGATGATCATCGATCCGCCCAGGGCGGGCATGCACAATGATGTTGTCAAAATCGTCCTGCAGATGGCGCCCAAGCGGATTGTATATGTGTCCTGTAACCCCGCAACCATGGCAAGGGATATCGCTATGATCAAAGACAGTTACAGCGTGCTGGAGGTGCAGCCGTTTGATATGTTTCCCCATACCCATCACATCGAGTCGGTTGCCAGGCTGGAGAAAATGTAG
- a CDS encoding alpha/beta fold hydrolase, with translation MEISFLSGGFLLKGTLHLPAVKRPPVVIGSHGLCSTSNSPKQVALARECTAHGIAYFRFDHRGCGQSQGLFREVTSLEARHADLLNAIECIRSRTDTGGQLGLFGSSMGGAVCISVASTFAVDAMVTYAAPVHSDSIIEALNKKDGSNRLEALFNEKYLQSDISDKLSRLHHILIVHGNADEVVPPSNAHQIYSKAGSPKKLIMQKHGDHRMSNNKHQENFIKEAASWFKTCFKG, from the coding sequence ATGGAAATATCTTTTTTATCAGGCGGGTTTCTGCTGAAAGGAACCCTGCATCTGCCGGCTGTAAAGCGGCCGCCCGTGGTCATCGGATCTCACGGCCTTTGCAGCACCAGCAATTCTCCGAAACAGGTCGCTCTGGCCCGCGAATGTACTGCCCACGGCATTGCGTATTTCAGGTTCGACCACCGTGGTTGCGGGCAAAGCCAAGGGCTGTTCCGGGAAGTAACCTCTCTGGAAGCACGGCATGCCGATCTTTTAAATGCAATTGAATGCATTCGATCCAGAACCGATACCGGCGGCCAACTCGGCCTTTTCGGGAGCAGTATGGGAGGTGCTGTCTGCATATCGGTAGCAAGCACATTTGCTGTGGATGCCATGGTTACCTATGCGGCCCCGGTCCACAGCGACTCCATCATTGAAGCTCTTAACAAAAAAGACGGTTCAAATCGGCTGGAAGCCCTGTTTAACGAAAAATACCTTCAATCCGACATTTCGGACAAACTTTCACGCCTTCATCATATTTTGATAGTTCACGGCAACGCTGATGAGGTTGTGCCGCCGTCAAATGCACACCAGATTTATTCAAAGGCCGGCAGCCCGAAAAAGCTGATCATGCAAAAACACGGCGATCACCGCATGAGCAATAACAAACACCAGGAAAATTTTATCAAAGAAGCTGCAAGCTGGTTCAAAACCTGTTTTAAGGGCTAA
- a CDS encoding competence/damage-inducible protein A has protein sequence MIAEILVTGREILTGAVMDSNSAHIARALETVGLQVVRHSCVGDDLDRLVAVIKEIGNRAQICVVTGGLGPTSDDITAEAAAKAAGVELVLDQEALKAIEALFKARQRFMSPSNQKQAMLPKGSEHLDNPVGTAPGFYLNIGRCAFFFLPGVPLEMQRMLGDVVMPRIEELRGTDKTFTRVKDISTFGLTESATGERLSGFAAEFPDIALGFRALFPEIQVKLYGRGKDEINLGQRMERASEWVLKKLGRYVFSVDGNAMEAIVGRLLGQRRATLAVAESCTGGLISHWLTNVPGSSKYFLFAGVAYSNDAKIKILGVSSKTIERRGAIHEETVKEMAQGIRRIAGATYGLATSGIAGPEGGTAEKPVGTVCVGLAAEHFARGYRFHFPFGDRLMKKKIFAIAALDVLRRELQGEEAEELADNNSFSAA, from the coding sequence ATGATTGCAGAAATTCTTGTCACCGGCCGGGAAATACTCACAGGCGCCGTCATGGACAGCAATTCAGCCCATATTGCCCGGGCGCTGGAAACAGTCGGCCTTCAAGTCGTCCGGCACAGTTGCGTTGGTGATGATCTGGACAGGCTGGTTGCCGTCATTAAAGAGATCGGCAACCGGGCCCAGATTTGCGTGGTCACCGGAGGACTCGGTCCCACGTCGGACGATATTACGGCCGAAGCTGCTGCCAAAGCGGCCGGTGTTGAACTGGTTTTGGATCAAGAAGCCCTCAAGGCCATCGAAGCGTTATTCAAGGCCCGGCAGCGCTTCATGAGCCCTTCCAACCAAAAGCAGGCCATGCTGCCCAAAGGTTCCGAACATCTTGACAACCCTGTGGGAACAGCGCCCGGCTTTTATTTGAATATCGGCCGGTGTGCGTTTTTCTTTCTTCCGGGAGTACCGCTTGAAATGCAGCGGATGCTTGGCGACGTTGTCATGCCCCGGATAGAGGAACTGCGGGGGACAGATAAGACTTTCACCAGGGTGAAGGATATTTCGACCTTCGGGCTGACCGAGTCGGCAACCGGTGAACGATTGAGCGGCTTTGCGGCCGAGTTCCCTGATATAGCTTTGGGTTTTCGCGCTCTTTTTCCGGAAATTCAGGTGAAGCTTTACGGCCGGGGCAAGGATGAAATTAATCTTGGTCAACGGATGGAAAGGGCCTCCGAATGGGTCTTAAAGAAGTTAGGGCGATATGTATTTTCGGTTGACGGCAACGCTATGGAAGCTATCGTCGGCCGGCTTCTCGGCCAAAGAAGGGCCACGCTGGCTGTGGCCGAGAGCTGCACCGGCGGCCTGATATCCCACTGGCTGACCAATGTTCCCGGCAGTTCGAAGTATTTTCTCTTTGCGGGCGTTGCCTATTCCAATGACGCCAAGATCAAGATTCTGGGGGTCTCTTCCAAGACCATCGAACGCCGGGGAGCCATCCACGAAGAGACCGTCAAAGAGATGGCCCAAGGGATTCGACGCATTGCGGGGGCAACCTACGGCCTTGCCACCAGCGGTATTGCCGGGCCGGAAGGCGGAACCGCCGAAAAACCGGTTGGAACGGTTTGCGTGGGTCTGGCCGCAGAACATTTTGCAAGAGGGTATCGGTTCCATTTTCCATTCGGCGACCGGCTGATGAAAAAGAAGATATTTGCTATCGCCGCCCTGGATGTTCTAAGACGCGAGCTTCAGGGGGAAGAAGCGGAAGAGCTAGCTGATAACAACAGCTTTTCGGCAGCTTAA
- the aroF gene encoding 3-deoxy-7-phosphoheptulonate synthase — protein sequence MLIVMDQKAAPEDINGVIAAIEAKGYTARPIPGGDRVAIGILNNQGPVDAALFLALPGVKDAIPVTRPYKLVSREFKPEDTVIQIGDACIGSGGLTIIAGPCAIESESQALTIAEHVKRSGAQLFRGGAFKPRTSPYSFQGLGLEGLKILARVRETTGLPVVTEVMDLETFDLVEHYADVIQIGTRNMQNFSLLRRAGRAKKPVLLKRGMAATIDEWLMAAEYILEGGNSAVILCERGVRTFVHHSRNTLDLSAIPVVRKESHLPIIVDPSHAAGRRDQVIPLSRAAVAVEAHGLMVEVHHDPARALSDGGQSLYPDQFELLCRQVRSIYRILKNRKDDIPQD from the coding sequence ATGTTAATTGTCATGGATCAAAAGGCAGCGCCTGAAGACATCAATGGCGTCATCGCCGCCATTGAAGCTAAGGGCTACACCGCCCGTCCAATCCCGGGAGGAGACAGGGTAGCCATCGGCATTTTGAATAACCAGGGACCTGTGGATGCTGCGTTGTTTTTAGCCCTGCCGGGCGTCAAGGACGCCATCCCTGTTACCCGCCCCTATAAGCTGGTGAGTCGCGAGTTTAAACCGGAAGACACCGTAATTCAAATTGGTGATGCATGTATCGGCAGTGGCGGGTTGACCATCATCGCCGGTCCGTGTGCGATTGAAAGCGAATCACAGGCCCTGACCATCGCCGAGCATGTCAAACGCAGCGGTGCCCAGCTTTTCAGGGGAGGGGCCTTTAAGCCCCGAACGTCTCCGTATTCCTTCCAGGGGCTGGGCCTGGAAGGATTGAAGATCCTGGCGCGGGTGCGTGAAACCACCGGCCTGCCGGTAGTTACCGAGGTCATGGATCTTGAAACCTTTGATCTGGTGGAGCATTATGCCGACGTGATCCAGATCGGAACCCGCAACATGCAGAATTTCAGCCTGCTGCGGCGAGCCGGGCGGGCCAAAAAACCGGTTCTGCTCAAGCGGGGCATGGCGGCCACCATTGATGAATGGCTGATGGCGGCGGAATACATCCTGGAAGGGGGCAATTCTGCTGTAATTTTATGCGAAAGAGGGGTGCGGACGTTTGTGCATCACAGCCGCAACACCCTGGATCTTTCGGCAATTCCGGTGGTTCGCAAAGAAAGCCACCTTCCCATCATCGTCGATCCCAGTCATGCCGCCGGACGGCGGGATCAGGTCATCCCTTTGAGCCGGGCGGCTGTGGCTGTTGAGGCCCACGGCCTGATGGTGGAAGTGCATCACGATCCGGCCAGGGCTCTAAGCGACGGGGGCCAGTCGCTTTACCCGGATCAGTTTGAGCTGCTGTGCCGCCAGGTTCGTTCAATTTACCGCATTTTAAAGAATCGCAAGGATGATATTCCACAGGATTAA